TTTTATCATGGTGTCGGATCCCACGTTTTTATGGATTCCTTCTTTGTTACCGGGGTCGACCCCAAAGCCATAATGTCTCAAAACGAGGAGGCCATAGAGCAGTTTTTTATTACTTTGTCTCGAACTTCGTGAAGAACTCCATTCTATCTCTCCCTCGTTACGAACAAAAAAGTGGGGCTGCGCCCCAGTTGTACACTCCCTTCGTTCTACGAACCCTTGTTGATTCTGAACTTCGTTCGCGAAGGAACCGGACGTTTGACGGGCCAGCCCTTTTTTATGCGCCGCTTTACCCTGAAAGGAAATTGAGCTTTGCTCCTCTAGGTGCTAGGCGCTCCCGTGGTTCGCGAGAAGGAAAAAGAAGGACTCATCCTTTGTTGCATCTGGCGCGAGATGATAAAGAGAGAGCTTCGTCTATCGATGAACAGCGGATTGACGGAGCTCTTGGCATTGCTTTGTTTTTCTCTCCTTTCCTATCAGCGAGTTCCGATCCTTTTGTTCGAAATTTCTTCGTTCGTACCGAACCGCTTGCAGAATCAAATCCTGTTCCACAAGATCCTATATCAGCTATACATCCTCCTTGCATTTATGCCGGAGACGTCGCCAGTGCTATGGCATTTGGATTATGTAGATCAAAAATGATGAACGGGATTGTGGCACTCCACTCGCCGCCAATGCGGAAGGATGCCGCCGAAAAGAAGGGAACGCTGCTTCGCTCCGCTGGATGCGTCGGATCCCGTATAACAAGGGATCTTTTTaacaacaaattcaaacatGTGGTCGCAAAATGCTATCCAGCTCTTTTGTTGCGTAGCAATAGAAGCCTGCTCATGCTGCTTTGGCGGCGCTTTTTCGCCTTCTCTTCGCTCTGGACAGGAGCGCTAGT
This sequence is a window from Arachis stenosperma cultivar V10309 chromosome 10, arast.V10309.gnm1.PFL2, whole genome shotgun sequence. Protein-coding genes within it:
- the LOC130955379 gene encoding uncharacterized protein LOC130955379, which gives rise to MQGGCIADIGSCGTGFDSASGSVRTKKFRTKGSELADRKGEKNKAMPRAPSIRCSSIDEALSLSSRARCNKG